One part of the Candida albicans SC5314 chromosome R, complete sequence genome encodes these proteins:
- the GZF3 gene encoding Gzf3p (GATA-type transcription factor; oxidative stress-induced via Cap1; mutant has abnormal colony morphology and altered sensitivity to fluconazole, LiCl, and copper; Spider biofilm induced) codes for MSMSDIQQRPQIPTTTTAAVAAAASTNVNTGAATTSTATTGNTPTTTPTSPIENISKVPVKPSVDVPVKPKLEQQQQQQSEQSSKPPPPPPEQQQQHQLPTPPIKPPKTGTTSSSSSTTTSSATSSKISMSGPVCGNCQTQTTPLWRRDETGQVLCNACGLFLKLHGRPRPISLKTDTIKSRNRVKQNGSNSQSSKSSGANTPELKSKEGKSGKKSPKSKKKSLGNGNGNGNSSHDHNTLTPLLPATSNNTPTFKSTTSQSQHQQNQNHHHQHHNHHHHLPNHVLQTHQVPLHYPSSTPTQFAPGLQRITSPLLLSTTSSSSSIRTEPNNNNTSKLTPIQAAAGALENMSNELGPSATFKKGNNINGISLMNKTKKDVSSINGSSTSLSSSSASSSIFSSVAPSTSSSSSLSNGTTINNPAPKLPTLGSKISSPSSQPFTRSTTPLQTLPPLHKIASHESSLPPLHNISTYNNNNSGGGADGGQQSMANYSQTNRSPINGNQDNNNNNNNNNNNNNNGNNNGNNNSNNNGNNFTASAHEVTLLKTRISELELVNDLYRTRIMELEAMEQAARLRENSMKKRLDEVMNLQINYQNLLNNNGGMSSQTQPQPSQQPQQAGQYYSNNNNNNNNDQGSQSISPNVSITGSTTITSPNSRSKIISETTPTHHQQQQGGVGAGDNESIILPPLKRNRTDELTDANGNGNGNDNKKVKI; via the coding sequence ATGTCTATGAGTGATATCCAACAACGTCCTCAAATAccaactactactacagCAGCAGTAGCTGCTGCTGCATCTACCAATGTTAATACTGGTGCAGCTACTACTAGCACTGCTACCACTGGGAATACTCCTACTACTACCCCTACTTCaccaattgaaaacatttcAAAAGTACCAGTTAAACCATCAGTAGATGTACCAGTGAAACCTAAActtgaacaacaacaacaacagcagtCTGAACAATCATcaaaaccaccaccaccaccaccagagcaacaacagcagcatCAATTACCCACACCCCCAATAAAACCACCTAAGACAGGTACAACCTCCAGTTCCAGTTCCACTACTACTTCATCTGCTACTTCAAGTAAAATCTCCATGTCTGGACCAGTTTGTGGGAATTGTCAAACTCAAACTACTCCCTTATGGCGAAGAGATGAAACGGGTCAAGTGTTATGTAATGCCTGTGgattatttttgaaattacaCGGACGTCCAAGACCAATTAGTTTGAAAACCGACacaattaaatcaagaaatagAGTCAAACAAAATGGAAGCAATTCTCAATCAAGTAAATCTTCTGGAGCTAATACCCctgaattgaaatcaaaagaagGCAAATCAGGCAAAAAATCACCAAAactgaaaaagaaatcactTGGTAATGGcaatggtaatggtaatagTTCTCATGATCATAATACTTTAACACCATTATTACCAGCAACTAGTAATAATACTCCTACTTTTAAAAGTACCACAAGTCAAtcacaacatcaacaaaaccaaaaccaccaccaccaacatcataatcatcatcatcatttacCTAATCATGTATTACAAACTCATCAAGTACCATTACATTATCCTTCTTCTACTCCTACTCAATTTGCTCCAGGTTTACAAAGAATCACCTCTCCTTTGTTATTATCTACcacttcatcttcttcatcaataagAACTGAaccaaacaacaacaatactaGTAAACTAACTCCAATTCAAGCAGCTGCAGGAGCATTAGAAAATATGTCAAATGAATTAGGTCCTAGTGCTACTTTCAAAAAAGgtaataatatcaatggAATATCATTAATGAATAAGACTAAAAAAGatgtttcttcaattaatgGCTCCTCAACGTCATTGTCATCGTCATCAGcctcatcatcaatattttccAGTGTTGCtccatcaacatcatcttcttcatctttatcTAATGGtacaacaattaataatcCAGCACCTAAATTACCTACTTTAGGttccaaaatttcatcaCCTTCATCTCAACCATTTACCAGATCTACTACTCCATTACAAACATTACCTCCATTACATAAAATAGCGTCACATGAATCTTCATTACCTCCATTACATAATATCTCGACctacaacaataacaacagtggtggtggtgctgATGGTGGCCAACAATCTATGGCTAATTATTCCCAAACTAATCGTTCACCAATCAATGGTAACcaagacaacaacaacaacaacaacaacaacaataacaacaacaataacgggaacaataatggtaacaacaacagcaataaTAATGGAAATAATTTTACTGCTTCTGCTCATGAAGTaacattattgaaaacaagaatttccgaattagaattagttaatgatttatatcGTACCAGAATTATGGAATTAGAAGCAATGGAACAAGCAGCTAGATTAAGAGAAAATTCTATGAAGAAAAGATTAGATGAAGTAATGAATTTACAAattaattatcaaaatttacttaataataatggtggGATGTCATCGCAAACTCAACCCCAACCAtcacaacaaccacaacaagcTGGTCAATATTAtagtaacaacaacaacaataataataatgatcaaGGATCACAATCGATTAGTCCAAATGTAAGTATTACtggatcaacaacaattacatCACCTAATTCAAGAAGTAAAATAATATCAGAAACTACTCCAACCCATcatcagcaacaacaaggaGGAGTTGGTGCAGGAGataatgaatcaattatattacCACctttaaaaagaaatcgaACTGATGAATTAACAGATGCcaatggtaatggtaatggtaatgataataaaaaagtgaaaataTAA
- the RHO1 gene encoding Rho family GTPase (Small GTPase of Rho family; regulates beta-1,3-glucan synthesis activity and binds Gsc1p; essential; expected to be geranylgeranylated by geranylgeranyltransferase type I; plasma membrane-localized) has translation MVNGPAELRRKLVIVGDGACGKTCLLIVFSKGTFPEVYVPTVFENYVADVEVDGRKVELALWDTAGQEDYDRLRPLSYPDSNVILICFSVDSPDSLDNVLEKWISEVLHFCQGVPIILVGCKSDLRDDPHTIEALRQQQQQPVSTSEGQQVAQRIGAADYLECSAKTGRGVREVFEAATRASLRVKEKKEKKKKCVVL, from the coding sequence ATGGTTAACGGTCCAGCTGAACTTCGTAGAAAATTAGTCATTGTCGGTGATGGTGCTTGTGGTAAGACttgtttattaattgttttttcaaaaggTACTTTCCCAGAAGTTTATGTCCCAAcagtttttgaaaattacGTTGCTGatgttgaagttgatggTAGAAAAGTTGAATTGGCATTATGGGATACTGCTGGTCAAGAAGATTATGATAGATTAAGACCATTATCTTATCCAGATTCTAAtgttattttgatttgtttttcagTTGATTCACCAGATTCTTTAGATAACGTTTTAGAAAAATGGATTTCTGAAGTTTTACATTTCTGTCAAGGTGTTCCAATCATTTTAGTTGGTTGTAAATCTGATTTAAGAGATGATCCTCATACTATTGAAGCCTTgagacaacaacaacaacaaccagtCTCAACTTCTGAAGGCCAACAAGTTGCTCAAAGAATTGGTGCTGCTGATTACTTGGAATGTTCTGCTAAAACCGGTAGAGGTGTTAGAGAAGTGTTTGAAGCTGCTACTAGAGCTTCTTTAAGAgttaaagaaaagaaggaaaagaagaagaaatgtGTTGTCTTGtaa
- the APL4 gene encoding Apl4p (Predicted gamma-adaptin, large subunit of the clathrin-associated protein (AP-1) complex; that binds clathrin and is involved in vesicle mediated transport; induced in core caspofungin response; rat catheter biofilm repressed) has product MASLKSFIKSVRKAKTIADERSVVQKESAAIRTSFRDPGLDQTTRRINISKLLYLYIMGEKTHFGQVECLKLLASPRFADKRLGYLACMLILDENQEVLTLLTNSLDNDMQHPNSFIVGLALCCLGNIASPELARDLYTNVETIIDSKNVYLKKKACIVAAKLIEKEPELAEFFITKINSLINEKQPSLLLGTIRLIQALYFASEESRSTLIKTIPKLVADLKRTTTSGYQPDYDVTGTTDPFLQVSLLETLRILGRDEQCPPQYLEQINDILTQVASNLDSGKNAAHAILYECVKTIFAIQSDQSLKILGVNILGKFLSTKDNNTRYVALDTLLTVVTIEPMAVQRHRSTIVNCLSDGDISIRRRALELSFGILNEQNIRVLAREILTFLEKCHDQELKSYVTSQLTIAANKYAPNDKWHFDTLIRMLKVGGNALTPDIISNILALILQCNDLELKKHVASKLVASCLETTNQYGLALITSWTMGEYGDLILGTNVEVNGKTIIITEQKLSQLIDDLINNTNFSESETIQLTSYILTSIIKLSIKFKDNQVIETLRLILNSKTHDPNLEIQTRAVEYQQIFGQDSTLKRGLLARMPAPPVKQREALTLHKSANTTTTNTHKSLKKSTNETSGGGSGSDNLLLDLMDDIVSPATNQQQSSQQGDVISDIFGGGGGSGNDTNKSTINNAAILDLFNSSSNSINPAVSSVSEIPAFENNDVKISFIPKSFPQNGEATIEAIIRSKINDSNINQFQLLIAVPKSQKLTITSTSGGDSLIGSSNPNESIRQILKIVGKQGAKIKLRVKVKYNINNSNSVEEQFDFAGFKSNL; this is encoded by the coding sequence ATGGCATCActtaaatcatttattaaaagTGTCAGGAAAGCCAAAACCATTGCTGATGAAAGATCAGTCGTGCAAAAGGAATCGGCAGCAATCAGAACATCATTCAGAGACCCTGGTCTTGATCAAACCACTAGACGTATCAACATTTCCAAACTTTTATACTTGTATATAATGGGGGAGAAAACACATTTTGGTCAAGTTGAATGTCTCAAATTATTAGCATCACCAAGATTTGCTGATAAAAGATTAGGTTATTTGGCGTGTATGTTAATTTTGGATGAAAATCAAGAAGTTTTAACTTTATTGACCAATTCATTAGATAATGACATGCAACATCCTAATTCTTTTATAGTTGGATTAGCTCTTTGTTGTCTTGGTAATATTGCTTCACCAGAATTGGCTAGAGATTTATATACCAATGTTGAAACCATTATTGATTCGAAAAAtgtttatttaaaaaagaaagctTGTATAGTGGCCgctaaattaattgaaaaggAACCCGAATTGGCGgaatttttcattactaaaatcaattcattaattaatgaaaaacaacCAAGTTTATTATTGGGTACCATTAGATTAATTCAAGCGTTATATTTTGCGTCAGAAGAATCTCGATCAACTTTAATTAAAACCATTCCTAAATTAGTTGctgatttgaaaagaacAACTACAAGTGGATATCAACCAGATTATGATGTCACGGGGACTACCGATCCATTTTTACAAGTTCTGTTATTGGAAACATTAAGAATATTAGGGCGTGATGAACAATGTCCACCCCAATATTTGGAACAAATAAATGATATATTAACTCAAGTGGCATCTAATTTAGATAGTGGGAAAAATGCTGCTCATGCCATTTTATATGAATGTGTGAAAACTATATTTGCCATTCAATCAGATCAAtctttaaaaatattggGGGTTAATATTTTGGGGAAATTTTTATCGACAaaagataataatactagATATGTTGCCTTAGATACTTTATTGACGGTGGTTACCATTGAACCAATGGCAGTACAAAGACATCGATCAACCATTGTTAATTGTTTATCCGATGGTGATATTTCTATTCGAAGAAGAGCTTTAGAATTATCATTTGGTATTCTTAATGAACAAAATATTCGAGTATTAGCAAGAGAAATTTTGACctttttggaaaaatgtcatgatcaagaattaaaatcTTATGTTACTTCTCAATTAACTATTGCTGCTAACAAATATGCTCCTAATGATAAATGGCATTTTGATACTTTAATTAGAATGTTAAAAGTTGGTGGTAATGCCTTAACCCCAGATATAATTTCCAATATTCTTGCCCTTATTTTACAATGTAATGAtttggaattgaaaaaacatGTTGCATCTAAATTAGTGGCTTCATGTTTAGAAACTACAAACCAATATGGATTAGCATTAATTACAAGTTGGACCATGGGAGAATATGgtgatttaattttaggTACCAATGTTGAAGTTAATGGTAaaactattattataaCTGAACAAAAATTAAGTCAActtattgatgatttaattaataataccaaTTTTTCTGAATCAgaaacaattcaattaacTTCATATATTTTAacttcaattattaaattatcaattaaatttaaagatAATCAAGTGATTGAAACTTTACgattaatattaaattcaaaaactcATGATCCTAATTTGGAAATTCAAACTAGAGCAGTtgaatatcaacaaatttttggTCAAGATAGTACTTTGAAAAGAGGTTTATTAGCTCGTATGCCAGCACCACCAGTGAAACAACGTGAAGCATTGACATTACATAAATCTGCCaatactaccaccaccaataccCATAAATCATTGAAGAAATCTACCAATGAAactagtggtggtggtagtggcagtgataatttattacttGATCTAATGGATGATATTGTATCACCAGCAaccaatcaacaacaactgtcACAACAAGGAGATGTTATTTCAGATATATTtggtggtggcggtggtagtggtaatgacacaaacaaatcaacaattaataatgcCGCAATTTTGGATCTTtttaatagtagtagtaactCGATAAATCCCGCGGTTAGTTCTGTGTCAGAAATTCCtgcatttgaaaataatgatgtgaaaatttcatttatacCAAAATCATTCCCACAAAATGGTGAAGCTACCATTGAAGCAATAATTCGATCTAAAATCAATGATAGtaatattaatcaatttcaattattaattgcCGTACCAAAATCTCAAAAATTAACCATTACTTCAACTTCAGGAGGTGATTCATTAATTGGTAGTAGTAACCctaatgaatcaattagacaaattttaaaaattgttggtaAACAAGGtgcaaaaattaaattgagAGTTAAAGtgaaatataatattaataattctaaCTCTGTTGAAgaacaatttgattttgctgGATTTAAAagtaatttataa
- a CDS encoding uncharacterized protein (Protein of unknown function; Hap43-repressed; induced in core caspofungin response; regulated by yeast-hypha switch; Spider biofilm repressed): MFRLKSLSLPILKKRTTGITPFFSKRLISDSVGNGSKGQPTWPSFQSLINSFSRESIKLFGWSMALSVALLIWPVGIIDLSNKIDHVPKDKGAQVQLHRIEGTIDKYEADVEIPQTFVSLDKSDEEEGEDVTVDDEE, translated from the coding sequence ATGTTTAGATTAAAATCATTGTCCTTgccaatattgaaaaaacgAACCACCGGTATCACTCCATTTTTCAGTAAGAGATTAATATCAGATTCTGTTGGTAATGGATCAAAAGGTCAACCAACATGGCCCCTGTTTcaatcattaataaattcattttctaGAGAAAGtataaaattatttggttgGTCAATGGCCTTACTGGTGGCATTATTAATTTGGCCGGTTGggataattgatttatctaataaaattgatcatGTACCTAAAGATAAAGGTGCACAAGTACAATTACATCGAATTGAAGgaacaattgataaatatgaaGCTGATGTTGAAATCCCACAAACTTTTGTAAGTCTTGATAAACtggatgaagaagaaggtgAAGATGTTACAGTTGATGATGAggaatag
- a CDS encoding DNA-directed RNA polymerase III subunit (Ortholog(s) have RNA polymerase III activity, role in tRNA transcription from RNA polymerase III promoter and DNA-directed RNA polymerase III complex, mitotic spindle pole body localization) has translation MDEVQMETARIQSPKSYLYTTLATTHLGEIASCIISILISNGRLTAREISNRTKIPTKNIKSALVSLIQLNCIYYWQEEKDRKFYYSLKETGLLLFVYSGDIINHIKRQYGEDEAEIIQNILIHGHVKIEDYLTQFNHDKSMKIDQENKFLKLFNDNWLIKLQDYHFHSLDDIWHKIFEECLKDTPRSSVTSEIKRVAEAQAKAKVKLNTLLESGTTGGGDIFTEVNGMKKLKPDLVVTFNLSRFQKHLRTNAFVNMVRSKIGVLTAIVYDAALRYIENKSPPMDYPLLDIPGLINDPKDVKEYILSIENKLVNEKKITFSARDIQRLLPKDIDFKNSVITPTFAKPKRPLENGSSPTLKKIKLEDGIASSTSTSTSTSSSTSSNGTSIDLNTLEQHLKLLLNGTNTAFVNEISPGNYTIPFSHLTNILKQNNFEALVKATLGDYAFRILRCVKSMKLCDEKSICNGALLKEKTVRSELYHLIKANIIEIQEVPRSADRAASKTFYLFRHKSNSNFNYLKNCLIYDMAEILNRIQDFKLEHKILLEKYKLVEGQEDQYLLDRELKLLNDLQLREIKNLVKFQRIKSLYSLYSLVD, from the coding sequence ATGGATGAAGTACAAATGGAAACGGCGAGAATACAATCTCCCAAATCATATTTATACACTACTTTAGCAACCACTCATCTTGGAGAAATTGCGTCATgtataatatcaatattaatatcTAATGGGAGATTAACTGCTAGAGAAATTAGTAATCGTACGAAAATCCCTaccaaaaatatcaaatcgGCTTTAGTatcattaattcaattgaattgtatatattattggcaagaagaaaaagatcggaaattttattattcattgaaagaaactggattattattatttgtatatAGTGGagatattattaatcatATTAAAAGACAATATGGAGAAGATGAAGCAGaaatcattcaaaatatattgattcATGGACATgttaaaattgaagattatTTAACGCAATTTAATCAtgataaatcaatgaaaattgatcaagaaaataaatttttgaaattatttaatgataattggttaattaaattacaaGATTATCATTTCCATTCATTAGATGATATATGGcataaaatttttgaagaatGTTTGAAAGATACACCAAGATCATCAGTTACTTCTGAAATTAAACGAGTTGCTGAAGCTCAAGCTAAAGCAAAAGTAAAATTAAATACATTATTAGAATCAGGTACCACCGGAGGAGGTGATATCTTTACTGAGGTGAATGggatgaaaaaattgaaaccagATTTGGTGGTtacattcaatttatcacGATTTCAAAAACATTTACGAACTAATGCATTTGTCAATATGGTTAGATCAAAAATTGGTGTATTGACAGCTATTGTTTATGATGCCGCTTTAAGgtatattgaaaataagaGTCCACCCATGGATTATCCATTATTGGATATTCCGGGACTAATTAATGATCCTAAAGATGTTAAAGAATATATTCTTtctattgaaaataaattggttaatgagaaaaaaatcacCTTTTCAGCAAGAGACATTCAAAGACTTTTACCTAAAGATAtagattttaaaaattctgTCATTACTCCAACTTTTGCCAAACCGAAAAGACCACTTGAAAATGGATCATCGCcaactttgaaaaaaatcaaacttgAAGATGGTATTGCTTCGTCTACTTCCACTTCCACTTCTACTTCCAGCTCAACGTCATCAAATGGTacttcaattgatttaaacaCTTTGGAAcaacatttgaaattattactTAATGGTACGAATACGGCATTTGTCAATGAAATATCACCTGGTAATTATACTATTCCATTTTCACATTTAACCAACattttaaaacaaaataattttgaagcATTAGTTAAAGCCACATTAGGAGATTATGCATTTAGAATTTTACGATGTGttaaatcaatgaaattatGTGATGAAAAATCTATATGTAATGGAgcattattaaaagaaaaaaccgTTAGAAGTGAActttatcatttaattaaagctaatataattgaaattcaagAAGTTCCTCGTAGTGCTGATAGAGCAGCTTCaaaaactttttatttatttcgacataaatcaaatagtaatttcaattatttgaaaaattgtttaatttatgATATGGCAGAAATTTTAAATCGAATTCAAGATTTTAAATTGGAAcataaaattttattagaaaaatataaattggTGGAAGGTCAAGAAGATCAATATTTACTTGATCgtgaattaaaattattaaatgatttacaACTTcgagaaattaaaaatttggttaaatttcaaagaattaaaaGTTTATACAGTCTTTATAGTTTAGTTgattaa
- a CDS encoding serine/threonine protein kinase regulatory subunit (Predicted regulatory subunit of the Atg1 signaling complex; required for vesicle formation during autophagy and the cytoplasm-to-vacuole targeting (Cvt) pathway; Spider biofilm induced), producing the protein MLSDFKQQQQQKHHSHNPPNSHDDTQTKLQVAKLTQVIQKFFTKAAQIILESRAYPETSTPSLYPTKEESSKINKWFNLYMTNIPDSCKDDLKLWKGVDLTTIPPMIIETYIDLRSLPADQTLVLMDDEKHPWTVAKSRGKKQEVVLERWLIEFEPNTTDATVMVEELPLSYKQAIVLFRSIYGFTRLMPAFKVKKNLQNKLPLGNKILDGNQPISSKGRIGLSKPIINTRTNESHMTQKYFQPVHTSLGTLKISVAYRMDSEFCLHENEELLSSHFHKRDEEETKKKVSSSVSPLSSGTSLKETSTSPRKSQPPIRIQPFKVGSMSTSPPVQSPSISQPGTAPIQNQPSVPSSSLERRVSITSNKSTSNASLAAFLRNARSSTPSANNIPIINANPISGTSVPRSFSSSTGHEDSIFVNPDSASNTPRFASSFGSRASRRYSSTSIRQQTPQSDLMGQTNSVDAALSGIDADDDISDFVRMIDSKSDLRLGGGGGGGNSSVHNMSINESSYHGDALNKFQSLRSQYQQLSDSVSASLILQSRHSSRKSSLNSPAGSFDSHHHQHQQQQQQQQNQQQSQSPHTNTTSSIHSHAHSYSHSRMKDARPRSEDHQQTKFSAARRSSNISPTTAVPSSIGTPSSISSRIPHVTTIISSSDVSSTGGNRTKSAATTAIVSGMATSPSIYDYRSPRYQNVFDDDDEDDNDEEEGDREGNQLHEGRNSTESSQNQSKRIMKHIKKDEEDSEDDEDLLFTMSDMNSRNF; encoded by the coding sequence ATGTTGTCAGATTTcaaacaacagcagcaacaaaaGCATCATTCACATAATCCACCAAATAGTCATGACGATACTCAGACTAAATTGCAAGTTGCCAAATTGACTCAAGTGATTCAGAAGTTTTTCACCAAGGCAGCACAAATCATTCTAGAATCAAGAGCGTATCCAGAAACTTCAACGCCTTCATTATATCCCACTAAGGAAGAGTCaagtaaaataaataaatggtTTAACCTTTACATGACCAATATACCAGATCTGTGCAAAGATGATTTGAAGTTGTGGAAAGGAGTTGACTTAACCACTATTCCACCAATGATTATAGAAACCTATATTGATTTGAGAAGCTTGCCAGCCGATCAAACTTTAGTTTTGATGGATGATGAAAAACATCCTTGGACAGTGGCAAAATCACGTGGCAAAAAGCAAGAAGTCGTTCTAGAGAGATGgttaattgaatttgaaccAAACACTACAGACGCCACCGTGATGGTTGAAGAACTACCTTTGAGCTATAAACAGGCAATAGTGCTCTTTAGAAGCATATATGGGTTTACAAGATTGATGCCAGCATTCaaagtgaaaaagaatttacAGAACAAATTGCCCTTGggaaataaaatattagaTGGTAATCAACCAATTAGCTCCAAAGGTAGAATTGGATTATCTAAACCTATTATCAATACCAGAACTAATGAGTCTCATATGACAcagaaatattttcaacCAGTACATACAAGTCTCGGGACATTAAAAATATCGGTAGCTTATAGAATGGATTCCGAGTTTTGTCTacatgaaaatgaagagTTACTACTGTCCCATTTCCATAAGcgtgatgaagaagaaacgaaaaagaaagtgtCATCCTCAGTTTCTCCTCTTTCCTCGGGTACAAGCTTAAAAGAAACATCAACTTCACCAAGGAAATCACAGCCTCCCATCCGTATACAGCCATTTAAAGTTGGATCGATGAGTACATCGCCACCAGTGCAATCACCATCAATTTCACAACCAGGAACAGCaccaattcaaaatcaaccaaGTGTCCCGTCGTCTTCATTAGAAAGAAGAGTATCGATCACTAGTAACAAATCAACTTCTAATGCATCATTAGCGGCATTTTTACGTAATGCCAGAAGTAGTACTCCGTCAGCAAATAATATTCCCATAATCAATGCAAATCCCATTTCTGGTACGTCTGTTCCACGGTCTTTTAGTTCGTCTACGGGTCATGAGGATTCCATTTTTGTCAATCCTGATAGTGCTAGTAACACTCCTCGATTTGCATCGTCATTTGGTTCACGCGCAAGCAGACGGTATAGTAGTACCAGTATCAGACAACAAACTCCCCAATCCGATTTAATGGGTCAAACCAATAGTGTTGATGCGGCTTTGAGTGGAATAGATGCTGATGATGACATAAGTGACTTTGTCCGTATGATTGATAGTAAATCAGATTTGAGATTAGGCGGtggcggtggtggtggaaaCAGCAGTGTTCACAATATGAGTATCAATGAATCATCATATCATGGGGATGCgttaaataaatttcaatcatTGCGCAGTCagtatcaacaattgaGTGATAGTGTCAGTGCTAGTTTGATTTTGCAATCACGTCATTCTAGTAGGAAAAGTTCATTAAATTCACCTGCGGGATCATTTGATCTGcatcatcaccaacatcaacaacaacaacaacaacaacagaatcaacaacaatctcAATCACCACACACTAATACAACATCATCTATTCATTCTCACGCACATTCTTATTCCCATTCTCGGATGAAGGATGCAAGACCTAGAAGTGAAGACCATCAACAAACTAAATTTTCCGCAGCAAGAAGAAGTTCAAATATTTCACCCACTACAGCAGTACCAAGTTCAATTGGTACACCATCACTGATAAGTTCAAGAATACCTCATGTAACTACAATTATCTCATCTAGTGATGTGAGCAGTACTGGAGGTAATCGTACGAAAAGTGCTGCCACAACAGCTATTGTTAGTGGTATGGCTACTTCGCCTTCCATATATGACTATCGATCACCTCGTTACCAGAATGTTTttgatgacgatgacgaGGATGATAatgacgaagaagaaggcGATCGTGAAGGTAATCAATTACACGAGGGCAGAAATAGTACAGAAAGTAgtcaaaatcaatcaaaacGTATAATGAAACATATtaaaaaagatgaagagGATAGTGAAGATGACGAAGATTTGTTGTTTACTATGAGTGATATGAATTCAAggaatttttga